A genomic region of Fodinisporobacter ferrooxydans contains the following coding sequences:
- a CDS encoding ribbon-helix-helix protein, CopG family, with amino-acid sequence MERKQVLFRLDSDLLKELKKLAIEKETSIQEIFESYAKEWVEKAKS; translated from the coding sequence ATGGAACGAAAACAGGTTCTTTTTCGTTTGGACTCTGATTTGTTGAAAGAATTAAAAAAACTTGCAATAGAAAAAGAAACCAGTATTCAAGAAATATTTGAATCCTATGCAAAAGAATGGGTTGAAAAAGCTAAATCGTAA
- the terL gene encoding phage terminase large subunit — translation MNNNTTLLNPSSNQIQNLSLQFSDEVWKIGAARANLTGYKHYVSPRYSWAWDAKHQLILDQKLMQVERGEIKRLLVSMPPRHFKSQSATAHFPAWYLGRHPDHRVMTASYSFSLVKKFSRQTRQQIDEQGTKIFNLRLASDSKAVEEWGLENSKTGEKLTGGYGCAGVGGSMTGKGANILIIDDPHKDRKEANSPVMREAVWEWFTSTAYTRLESDGAIIVIQTRWHPEDLTGRLIASMESGDEYAEDWEIVSFPALAEGDDDILGRSEGDPLWPEKFPLKRYYSIRASIGSYEWNPLYQQRPQDLEGGAFKAYWIKWYSKNQISFNAEEERWYFMGEPMTIWQGVDPAISTKESADDFVDFTIGVTPTYKILLLDVWHGHLEFTEQPKMVISKYQEWLPERVGIETVAYQRALKQQVVKDALIPVKGFDHRGDKYTRIMNMSPYFENGQVYLREALDGEPAYIDQTRLPNRKIHQKFKKTYEQLVTYSANAAHDDICDALETAISLAKPKVNPNELYA, via the coding sequence GAAGTTTGGAAAATAGGGGCAGCAAGGGCTAATTTAACCGGATATAAACATTATGTTTCACCTAGATATTCGTGGGCTTGGGATGCAAAACACCAACTGATTTTGGATCAGAAACTCATGCAGGTGGAACGCGGCGAAATCAAACGATTGCTTGTATCGATGCCTCCTCGACATTTTAAAAGCCAATCGGCAACAGCTCATTTTCCTGCCTGGTACTTAGGTAGGCATCCTGATCATCGTGTAATGACGGCATCCTATAGCTTCAGCTTGGTTAAAAAATTTAGCCGGCAAACAAGGCAGCAAATTGATGAGCAAGGGACTAAGATATTTAATCTAAGACTAGCGAGTGATTCAAAAGCAGTTGAAGAGTGGGGATTAGAAAACTCGAAAACTGGCGAAAAGCTTACTGGTGGTTATGGTTGTGCTGGTGTGGGTGGTTCCATGACTGGTAAAGGAGCCAATATTCTAATCATCGATGATCCACATAAGGATCGCAAAGAAGCAAATTCTCCTGTGATGCGTGAGGCAGTATGGGAATGGTTCACTTCTACGGCCTATACCCGTTTAGAATCAGATGGAGCCATTATCGTGATTCAAACCAGGTGGCATCCAGAGGATCTAACCGGTCGTTTAATTGCATCGATGGAATCTGGAGATGAATACGCTGAAGATTGGGAGATCGTAAGTTTTCCAGCATTGGCCGAAGGTGATGATGATATCCTTGGACGAAGTGAAGGAGATCCTCTGTGGCCGGAAAAGTTCCCTTTAAAGCGTTATTATTCTATTCGCGCATCGATCGGAAGTTATGAATGGAATCCATTGTATCAGCAACGCCCACAAGATCTTGAAGGCGGTGCTTTTAAGGCTTACTGGATTAAATGGTATTCCAAGAATCAAATATCATTCAATGCTGAAGAAGAGCGTTGGTACTTTATGGGTGAACCAATGACGATCTGGCAGGGTGTGGATCCGGCGATTAGTACCAAAGAGTCAGCTGATGACTTTGTAGACTTTACAATCGGAGTAACACCAACATATAAGATCCTTCTGCTTGATGTGTGGCATGGTCATTTAGAGTTCACCGAGCAACCGAAAATGGTGATATCAAAATATCAGGAATGGCTACCGGAGCGTGTGGGAATTGAAACGGTGGCATATCAGCGGGCTTTAAAGCAACAGGTGGTAAAAGACGCGCTCATACCGGTTAAAGGATTTGACCATCGTGGAGACAAGTACACACGGATCATGAACATGTCACCCTACTTTGAGAATGGTCAAGTGTATTTACGTGAAGCTTTAGACGGCGAGCCTGCATATATTGATCAGACCAGATTGCCAAACAGAAAAATACATCAGAAATTTAAGAAAACATATGAGCAACTTGTTACATATTCTGCCAATGCGGCGCATGACGATATATGTGATGCATTAGAAACGGCAATCAGCTTAGCAAAACCAAAAGTAAACCCCAATGAACTATATGCTTAA
- a CDS encoding Rha family transcriptional regulator, protein MNQLVFVQNKQPVTDSLTVAEVFGKDHKRVLQDIRELGCSEEFGRHNFVLSSYNTSQNKELPKYIMTQDGFTLLVMGYTGQKAMEFKEKYIAEFNQMRKEIRLSNRPSYEIDDPVQRAQRWIEEEKRRRALETENLMLEQRVAEYEPKVTYLDQILQSTDTVTITQIAKDYGLTGQELNKILNEEKVQYKQNDQWLLYKKYHAYGYTKSQTIDVLHNSGQRSVKMNTRWTQKGRLFIHELLTKRGIVANLDRELEKAK, encoded by the coding sequence ATGAATCAACTCGTTTTTGTACAGAACAAACAACCGGTAACAGATAGCTTGACGGTAGCAGAAGTGTTTGGAAAAGATCACAAACGTGTTCTACAAGACATTCGTGAACTTGGTTGCAGTGAAGAATTTGGAAGGCACAATTTCGTGCTCTCCTCATATAACACCAGTCAGAACAAGGAATTACCTAAATATATTATGACACAAGATGGATTCACCCTCTTGGTTATGGGATACACTGGACAAAAAGCAATGGAATTCAAAGAAAAGTACATCGCAGAGTTTAATCAGATGCGAAAAGAGATCAGGCTTAGTAATCGACCTTCCTACGAAATTGATGATCCGGTTCAACGAGCTCAAAGGTGGATTGAGGAAGAAAAGCGCAGAAGGGCATTAGAGACCGAGAACTTGATGTTAGAACAACGTGTTGCAGAGTACGAACCGAAGGTTACGTATCTTGACCAAATCCTTCAGTCAACCGATACGGTAACGATTACACAGATTGCGAAAGACTATGGACTAACCGGACAGGAACTCAACAAAATCCTAAATGAGGAAAAGGTTCAGTATAAGCAAAACGATCAATGGCTGTTGTATAAAAAGTACCATGCGTACGGATATACAAAATCGCAGACGATTGATGTTCTACATAACAGCGGCCAACGCAGTGTAAAGATGAATACTCGATGGACGCAAAAAGGTCGGTTATTTATCCACGAGTTACTGACGAAGCGAGGAATCGTTGCAAATTTAGACCGTGAACTTGAAAAAGCGAAATAA
- a CDS encoding transposase, which yields MIRNRKLARSIADVGWGMFKQFVVYKANWGNKRVVFVDRFFPSSKLCNDCKEKHVMLSLSDRVWVCANCGCEHDRDQNAARNIKEEGLRILQESA from the coding sequence TTGATTCGAAATCGTAAGCTGGCACGTAGCATTGCCGATGTTGGTTGGGGAATGTTTAAACAATTTGTGGTATACAAAGCAAATTGGGGCAACAAACGAGTGGTGTTTGTAGATCGTTTTTTTCCATCCAGCAAACTATGTAATGATTGCAAAGAGAAGCATGTCATGTTAAGCCTGTCAGATCGAGTATGGGTCTGTGCAAACTGTGGGTGCGAACACGATAGAGATCAAAATGCGGCACGAAATATCAAAGAAGAAGGGCTTCGCATCTTGCAAGAGTCTGCATAA
- a CDS encoding TnsA endonuclease N-terminal domain-containing protein has protein sequence MERKCKHCDKVFEVRANQVVAGEGLFCSRQCLYESMKKRSLNTCINCGKQYEVKPHKKDSKYCSRPCYWEDKKRKLQGSPFPKPTGRIDINCHQCGKSFSKTLNSTRLYCSRKCSDAAKVVMEERTCPICKKKFESRVQSKHQRKKELCCSQECEAQYRIRYGKRRGNKKIPDELLIIELKRVCEYIGRIPNIRDIERYGIYSYDVFLDRWGKWDNALEHASMKLPSQAEKLAIGKKLYCIDVFKKKNGSDEPYDSEYEKLYMDRLEKDESIVFWTRRHGIFWETDNISYVPDFLVVRHDGCTVVEIKPEIYLDEELNQRKVELAKRKCEELGYKFEVITDQELIQE, from the coding sequence TTGGAGCGAAAATGCAAACATTGCGATAAGGTTTTTGAAGTACGAGCTAATCAAGTTGTGGCTGGTGAAGGTTTATTTTGCTCGCGTCAATGTTTATATGAATCAATGAAGAAACGTTCGCTGAATACATGCATTAATTGCGGGAAGCAGTATGAAGTTAAGCCACACAAGAAAGATAGTAAATATTGTTCTCGTCCGTGTTATTGGGAAGATAAGAAACGGAAATTACAAGGAAGTCCATTTCCAAAACCAACAGGCAGAATAGATATTAATTGTCATCAATGTGGTAAATCGTTCTCTAAGACGCTAAATAGCACGCGATTGTATTGTTCACGTAAATGTTCAGATGCGGCTAAGGTTGTTATGGAAGAAAGAACTTGTCCGATCTGCAAGAAAAAATTTGAATCACGTGTACAAAGTAAACATCAACGTAAAAAGGAACTATGTTGTAGTCAAGAATGCGAAGCTCAGTACCGTATTCGATACGGAAAACGAAGAGGTAATAAAAAGATTCCGGATGAACTTCTAATCATCGAATTGAAACGTGTATGTGAATATATTGGACGAATTCCTAACATACGTGACATTGAACGATATGGAATTTATTCATACGATGTATTTTTGGATCGTTGGGGAAAGTGGGACAATGCTCTTGAGCATGCAAGTATGAAACTTCCTTCACAGGCAGAAAAATTGGCTATAGGCAAAAAACTATATTGTATTGATGTTTTTAAGAAGAAAAATGGTTCAGACGAACCATATGATAGTGAATATGAAAAATTGTACATGGATCGTTTGGAAAAGGACGAAAGCATCGTATTTTGGACGCGTCGGCACGGTATCTTTTGGGAAACAGATAATATTTCCTACGTACCTGATTTCCTTGTAGTTAGACATGATGGATGTACAGTGGTTGAAATTAAGCCAGAAATTTACCTGGACGAGGAACTGAATCAACGGAAAGTAGAACTTGCGAAACGGAAATGTGAAGAACTTGGGTATAAGTTCGAAGTGATCACAGATCAAGAACTGATACAAGAATAG
- a CDS encoding helix-turn-helix domain-containing protein, whose amino-acid sequence MIKCNLAVLLAERGLKIADVFKATKISRTTLTALYYNTSAGIQFDTLDKLSDYLRVEPGDLIKYLDFSFNIIESDYQMPNLFMKIEIEIRNKKIQGESIITVSNDCDESSDKEITISIKYPDDIYNEISKLPQLFVGELETSIVDKVLNMIELHNGSRPNTYLLIVE is encoded by the coding sequence ATGATCAAATGTAATTTGGCTGTTTTATTAGCTGAACGCGGTCTAAAAATCGCTGATGTTTTTAAAGCTACTAAAATATCAAGAACGACTTTAACCGCTCTCTATTACAACACATCGGCAGGAATTCAATTTGATACTTTAGATAAATTGAGTGACTATTTACGTGTTGAACCTGGCGACCTTATTAAGTATCTTGATTTTTCATTCAATATCATCGAATCTGATTATCAAATGCCTAATCTTTTCATGAAGATAGAAATAGAAATACGGAATAAAAAAATCCAAGGAGAATCCATAATCACCGTATCTAACGATTGCGATGAATCTAGCGATAAAGAAATAACCATATCAATAAAATACCCTGATGATATTTATAATGAAATTTCAAAACTGCCTCAACTTTTCGTTGGAGAGCTCGAGACATCAATAGTAGATAAAGTTTTAAACATGATAGAGTTACATAATGGTTCAAGGCCCAATACTTATCTTTTGATTGTGGAATGA
- a CDS encoding RNase A-like domain-containing protein, protein MFLIRPSPSIWNQIVVYNGRLLIKKRLPDVDPYLGEHWVTIHGNHVLISLDGTILSGRFRGQHIRDLHKIYGSSKRNRNKKGIKHDIMGAYSHLSPGGGLAYHEKQGGHMLKGHVNIGFKKLRERMKNDKGITAASKFKDRSTAERIVDSALQDHQIQNSINLWMKDKKRRTKLVLTFNYDGPDVIGWKIASHNSKPQKCSRVMLVLKKKGNDKFILTGYPI, encoded by the coding sequence ATGTTTTTGATACGTCCGAGTCCTTCAATATGGAATCAAATAGTTGTCTATAACGGCCGATTACTTATCAAGAAACGATTACCTGATGTAGATCCATATCTCGGGGAACATTGGGTAACGATTCACGGGAATCACGTTTTGATTTCTTTGGATGGCACCATACTTTCCGGTCGCTTTCGTGGGCAACATATCCGGGATTTGCATAAAATTTATGGCAGTTCCAAAAGAAACAGGAATAAAAAGGGAATCAAACATGATATAATGGGAGCATATAGCCATTTAAGCCCTGGCGGCGGTCTTGCTTATCATGAGAAGCAAGGCGGTCATATGCTAAAAGGACACGTTAATATTGGATTTAAGAAACTTCGAGAGCGGATGAAGAATGATAAAGGAATTACAGCCGCATCAAAGTTTAAAGATCGATCTACAGCCGAAAGAATAGTCGATTCAGCATTACAAGACCATCAAATTCAAAATAGTATTAACCTGTGGATGAAAGATAAAAAACGTCGAACAAAATTGGTTCTAACTTTTAATTATGATGGTCCGGATGTTATCGGATGGAAAATTGCAAGTCATAACTCAAAACCTCAAAAGTGTTCGCGAGTAATGTTAGTGTTGAAAAAGAAGGGTAACGATAAATTTATTTTGACAGGCTACCCAATATAA
- a CDS encoding contact-dependent growth inhibition system immunity protein → MALFNTPKEFVENFLGANFHLDIEDYKSALQEYLNDEHPDCIKEDAEAIEHFLSSNISKKAKEKFIKEHAHGIGFDYLKIDPVKWLRDEVLPKMKQAVKNNTRCCD, encoded by the coding sequence ATGGCATTGTTCAATACACCTAAAGAATTTGTTGAAAATTTTTTAGGTGCAAATTTTCATCTGGATATTGAAGATTATAAAAGTGCGCTACAGGAGTACTTGAACGATGAGCATCCGGATTGTATTAAAGAAGACGCGGAAGCGATAGAACATTTTCTTTCGTCAAACATATCAAAAAAAGCGAAAGAAAAATTTATCAAAGAACATGCTCATGGAATTGGGTTTGACTATTTAAAGATTGATCCAGTTAAATGGCTGCGGGATGAAGTCTTGCCGAAGATGAAGCAAGCGGTCAAAAATAATACAAGGTGTTGTGATTAA
- a CDS encoding helix-turn-helix domain-containing protein produces MIKSNLAKLMANKKIRSISELSKRTGLSRTTLTAIYFDKNNGIQYNTLDSLLRFFDADVGELLMRESDTCSLQK; encoded by the coding sequence ATGATTAAATCAAACTTAGCGAAGTTAATGGCAAACAAAAAAATTAGATCCATTTCGGAGTTATCAAAGAGAACAGGTTTATCCAGAACTACTCTTACAGCGATTTACTTTGATAAGAACAATGGGATACAGTACAACACTTTAGATTCGTTGCTTCGATTTTTTGATGCTGATGTTGGAGAATTACTGATGCGTGAGAGCGATACTTGTTCGTTACAAAAATAA